The following proteins are encoded in a genomic region of Nicotiana sylvestris chromosome 4, ASM39365v2, whole genome shotgun sequence:
- the LOC138889635 gene encoding uncharacterized protein, whose amino-acid sequence MSVQPAQEDNSIQNASEKEAETVQEPVVDVAADKDQSQLIGKKRPPAPFPQRLAKYQKEEQYKKFFEMLKQIQVNIPLIEALKEMSGYAKMMKDLISRKFDFQDLATVTRTQTYSAVVTRPIAEKLSDLGSFTIPCTIGNFAFAKAMTVKRPSGILDDVLVQVGKFVFPADFVILDCRVDEEIPIILGRPFLATGRALIDCETGELKIRLNDEEITFNVQKSMRRPSEFANCSLIDVVDVIVETDDEVLTIEDPLAACLMNLDEVNGEELAEWVLALEGRGFWDRTLEFEPLHLENRETPPAKPSIEEPPKLELKPLPNHLRYLKSARLPLGGPWQT is encoded by the exons ATGTCAGTCCAACCTGCCCAGGAAGATAATAGCATTCAGAATGCGTccgagaaagaagctgagacagtCCAGGAACCAGTAGTTGATGTAGCAGCCGATAAGGATCAATCCCAgttgattgggaagaagagacctcctgcaCCTTTCCCTCAGAGGTTGGCTAAGTACCAAAAGGAGGAGCAATACAAGAAGTTCTTCgaaatgctgaaacaaatccaggtaaacataccattgattgaagctttgaaggagatgtctgggtatgcaaaaatgatgaaggacttgatatCCCGAAagtttgatttccaagacttggccacagttaCTCGTACTCAGACATATAGTGCAGTGGTAACTAGACCAATTGCAGAAAAGTTGTCTGACCTAGggagctttacaattccatgcactattggtaattttgcttttgctaaagcaat gacAGTGAAACGACCCTCTGGTATACTGGATGATGTGCTAgttcaggtagggaaatttgtgttccctgcagattttgtgatcttagactgcagagtggatgaagagattcccataattttgggaagaccattcttggccacagggagagctctcattgattgtgaaacaGGGGAGCTCAAGATAAGAttgaacgatgaggagataacattcaatgtgcagaaatctatgaggcgaccaagtgaattcgccaattgttctcttattgatgtcgtggatgtaatcgtgGAGACTGATGATGAGGTGCTAACCATTGAGGACCCCCTTGCTGCATGTTTAATGAATTTGGATGAGGTGAATGGAGAGGAACTGgcggaatgggtgttggcattagagggtagagggttctgggatagaactctagaatttgagcccttgcacttggAAAATCGAGagactcctccagccaagccatctatcgaagaaccaccaaagctggagttaaagccattgcccaaccatctcag gtacttaaaaagtgcaagactgccattgggtggaccatggcagacataa